One Candidatus Hydrogenedentota bacterium DNA segment encodes these proteins:
- the lexA gene encoding transcriptional repressor LexA has translation MAKGLTKRQQAILQFIIQCIRDNGMPPTIAEIGAKFDITSTNGVNDHLVALEKKGYIERSSKARSIHVLEKAAAGVYQTDVGMLPVLGRIAAGAPILAEENIETHIPVAASMTRPGAFALKVQGDSMIEDGIFDGDTIIVNPELRPKAGDIVVALVEDDATVKRFYRNGDTIELRPSNSTMQPMHFPARMVQIQGVVVGLQRSLS, from the coding sequence ATGGCCAAGGGGTTGACCAAGCGGCAGCAGGCGATCCTGCAATTCATCATCCAGTGCATCCGTGACAACGGAATGCCACCGACAATCGCCGAAATCGGCGCAAAATTCGACATCACGTCCACAAACGGCGTGAACGACCACCTCGTAGCGCTCGAGAAAAAGGGGTACATCGAGCGCTCGTCGAAGGCGCGGTCAATCCACGTGCTCGAAAAAGCCGCGGCAGGCGTTTACCAGACCGACGTAGGCATGCTGCCCGTGCTCGGCCGCATCGCCGCGGGCGCACCCATCCTCGCCGAAGAGAACATCGAAACCCACATCCCCGTCGCGGCGTCCATGACCCGGCCCGGGGCGTTCGCGCTCAAAGTGCAGGGCGACAGTATGATCGAGGACGGCATCTTCGATGGCGATACAATCATCGTGAATCCCGAACTGCGGCCCAAAGCGGGCGACATCGTCGTCGCGCTCGTCGAAGACGACGCCACGGTAAAACGCTTCTACCGGAATGGCGATACGATCGAACTCCGCCCGTCCAACTCGACCATGCAACCCATGCACTTCCCCGCGCGCATGGTTCAAATCCAGGGCGTCGTCGTCGGCCTTCAGCGCAGCCTTTCGTAA
- a CDS encoding OmpA family protein, with translation MKKLFIGVVAVMLLAGVASAADCGPKQWDDFSWWGNSGATPEPQPDTGAAICGGEPRSCYWWWPTEPASNSGDTELWGNRGVVYHCWEKPTPPTPPAPTPPPAPETIRTKPVFNNVLFDFDKSVLKPEGKAVVDQVVAEMKAHEKDTVVIEGHTCDIGTDEYNMGLGQRRADAVKSYMVENGIDAGRVSTVSKGESAPAVANDGAANRKLNRRAQFDITIVN, from the coding sequence ATGAAGAAGCTTTTTATCGGGGTGGTGGCTGTGATGCTCCTCGCGGGGGTTGCATCGGCCGCTGACTGTGGCCCCAAACAGTGGGATGATTTCTCATGGTGGGGGAACAGCGGCGCGACGCCCGAACCCCAGCCTGACACCGGTGCGGCGATTTGCGGCGGCGAGCCGCGTTCGTGCTACTGGTGGTGGCCGACGGAACCGGCATCGAACAGCGGCGACACGGAGCTGTGGGGTAACCGCGGCGTCGTGTATCACTGCTGGGAGAAGCCGACGCCTCCTACGCCTCCAGCGCCGACGCCTCCGCCGGCTCCAGAAACCATCCGCACCAAGCCGGTATTCAACAACGTCCTGTTCGACTTCGACAAGTCCGTGTTGAAGCCGGAAGGCAAGGCGGTCGTGGATCAAGTCGTTGCCGAAATGAAGGCGCACGAGAAGGACACGGTCGTGATCGAAGGTCACACGTGCGACATCGGCACGGACGAGTACAACATGGGCCTTGGCCAGCGCCGTGCGGACGCCGTGAAGAGCTACATGGTTGAAAACGGTATTGACGCGGGCCGCGTGTCGACCGTGAGCAAGGGCGAATCCGCCCCGGCGGTAGCGAACGACGGCGCCGCGAACCGCAAACTGAACCGTCGCGCACAGTTCGATATCACGATCGTCAACTAA
- a CDS encoding RNA polymerase sigma factor: MSAAVARETAQEFMSQVERYRDEFYRYVVRTLWDSNMADDVFQSAVLSALENYHKFTPGTNFRAWVYRIITNKCYVANRETGRAMAPLESAEAGMIALQEQPGYGDVLKDPAAFLEECGDEIVHAFRKLSTAERACILLRSVERFSYQEIAEILEMPVGTVMTHLSRGRAKLRKELLDYAVEAGVVRSFPRLVPRQTPGATQQSERGTM; the protein is encoded by the coding sequence ATGAGCGCGGCGGTTGCGCGCGAGACCGCGCAGGAGTTTATGTCCCAGGTCGAGCGATACCGGGATGAATTCTACCGGTACGTGGTTCGCACGCTGTGGGATTCGAACATGGCTGACGACGTCTTCCAGTCGGCCGTGCTTTCGGCGCTGGAGAACTACCATAAGTTTACTCCCGGCACGAACTTCCGCGCCTGGGTCTACCGGATCATTACGAATAAGTGCTACGTCGCGAACCGGGAGACCGGCCGGGCGATGGCGCCTCTTGAGTCCGCCGAAGCAGGCATGATAGCCCTGCAGGAGCAGCCGGGGTACGGCGACGTGCTCAAGGACCCCGCCGCCTTCCTCGAGGAGTGCGGCGACGAAATCGTACACGCGTTCCGCAAGCTGTCGACGGCGGAGCGCGCGTGCATCCTGTTGCGCTCGGTTGAACGGTTCTCCTACCAGGAGATCGCGGAGATTCTGGAAATGCCCGTGGGGACGGTGATGACCCACCTGTCGCGCGGGCGGGCGAAACTGCGCAAGGAACTGCTGGATTACGCCGTCGAGGCGGGAGTGGTCCGGTCGTTTCCACGGTTGGTCCCTCGGCAAACACCTGGGGCGACGCAGCAATCAGAAAGAGGGACGATGTAA
- the rlmB gene encoding 23S rRNA (guanosine(2251)-2'-O)-methyltransferase RlmB, whose protein sequence is MRDRVVGRIPVLECLRAGKRPARRLFLLRNAKDVDDICHAAHGVPIEECDRNRLDQLSGGVVHQGVVLDADPLPLLDSGAWAKGAFPDQAVVVILDGVEDPHNFGAIVRSAAACGANAVVFGKDRSAPLSPAAMKSAAGAMEYIDLVQATNLTRAIDDLKKAGFWIAGLDADADKTIWEADLKGRIGLVVGSEGKGIRRLVREHCDFHLRIPLSGPITSLNASVSAAIAIAECLRQRPPRV, encoded by the coding sequence TTGCGTGACCGTGTAGTCGGACGTATTCCTGTACTCGAATGCCTGCGCGCCGGAAAGCGACCGGCGCGCAGGCTTTTCCTTTTGCGCAATGCAAAGGACGTTGACGACATCTGCCACGCGGCGCACGGCGTGCCCATCGAAGAATGCGACCGCAACCGGCTCGATCAACTGTCCGGCGGCGTTGTGCATCAGGGCGTCGTGTTGGACGCGGACCCGTTACCGTTGCTGGATTCCGGCGCGTGGGCCAAAGGTGCGTTTCCGGACCAGGCCGTCGTCGTCATTCTCGACGGCGTTGAAGACCCGCACAACTTCGGCGCGATCGTGCGGTCCGCCGCGGCGTGCGGCGCGAACGCGGTCGTGTTCGGCAAGGACCGGTCGGCGCCGCTCTCCCCCGCCGCAATGAAGAGCGCGGCGGGCGCGATGGAATACATCGACCTCGTTCAGGCCACCAATCTCACGCGGGCCATCGACGACTTGAAGAAAGCCGGTTTCTGGATCGCGGGTCTCGATGCCGATGCCGACAAAACGATCTGGGAAGCGGATTTGAAAGGGCGTATCGGACTCGTCGTCGGCAGCGAGGGCAAGGGTATCCGCCGGCTCGTGCGCGAGCATTGCGACTTTCACCTGCGCATACCTCTCTCCGGACCCATTACATCGCTCAATGCGTCGGTCAGCGCGGCCATCGCCATCGCCGAATGCCTGCGCCAACGCCCGCCTCGCGTCTGA
- a CDS encoding GNAT family N-acetyltransferase: protein MDVRFYNDLATFDAIVRPFLLRNEAENNVMLGVLRRRLAALRNGVQLDVEPPLLCIIANGGDVVGAAIQTPPYGLNLTQLCPDASDALVEALSSRSVMLNGVHGPSELAASFASVWTTRHGLTITLHKPLFLYKLNTLLPFALPPGTAELATPKEADLLLAWELALDEELGLIVRIDKTDLLDKVAAGTIFVWRTDVAVATAGFRAASDTAARVVGVYVPPEHRRSGYATALVGAISEHLLQRGYRDIFLFTDAEDVGPNIVYTRLGYERMGEFTDFRFSTRR from the coding sequence ATGGACGTTCGATTCTACAATGATCTGGCCACATTCGACGCGATCGTTCGGCCGTTCCTGCTTCGCAACGAGGCGGAAAACAATGTCATGCTCGGCGTGCTGCGCCGCCGGCTGGCAGCACTGCGGAACGGAGTGCAGCTCGACGTGGAACCGCCGCTGCTGTGTATCATCGCCAATGGCGGCGACGTAGTTGGCGCGGCGATCCAGACTCCGCCGTATGGTCTTAACCTGACACAGTTGTGCCCGGACGCTTCTGACGCGCTGGTGGAGGCGCTTTCGAGCCGATCGGTCATGTTGAATGGCGTCCATGGCCCAAGCGAACTCGCTGCGAGCTTCGCATCGGTTTGGACAACGCGGCACGGTTTGACGATTACGCTGCACAAACCATTATTTCTCTACAAGCTGAATACGCTGCTTCCGTTTGCACTGCCGCCGGGAACCGCGGAACTCGCAACGCCAAAGGAAGCCGATCTGCTCTTGGCGTGGGAGTTGGCCCTCGACGAAGAGTTGGGCCTAATCGTGCGCATCGACAAGACGGACCTTCTCGATAAGGTTGCCGCGGGCACGATATTCGTATGGCGAACGGATGTCGCAGTCGCAACGGCGGGTTTTCGAGCTGCATCCGATACCGCAGCGCGCGTAGTCGGCGTGTACGTCCCGCCGGAGCATCGCCGGAGTGGATACGCCACAGCGCTTGTCGGAGCGATATCGGAACACCTGCTGCAAAGGGGATACCGAGACATCTTCCTCTTTACCGACGCGGAGGATGTTGGCCCAAATATTGTGTATACGCGCCTGGGCTACGAGCGCATGGGCGAGTTCACGGACTTTCGGTTCAGTACCCGCCGCTAG
- a CDS encoding DUF4926 domain-containing protein, whose amino-acid sequence MINELDQVILEVDLPEHGLEKGDVGTVVLVHGNEGFEVEFMTFDGETVALVSLARGQIRAIGSGEIAHARYVSH is encoded by the coding sequence ATGATTAACGAACTTGATCAGGTGATACTGGAAGTTGACTTGCCCGAACACGGTCTCGAGAAAGGCGATGTCGGAACGGTTGTGCTTGTCCACGGAAACGAGGGGTTCGAGGTCGAGTTCATGACGTTCGACGGCGAGACCGTTGCGCTCGTTTCGCTCGCGCGGGGGCAGATTCGCGCAATCGGCAGCGGGGAAATCGCCCACGCAAGGTACGTTTCACACTAG